DNA from Asticcacaulis sp. ZE23SCel15:
GTTTTTTCAGCGGATTTGACGGCTCGGAAATTAGCGGCCCAGCCCGGTTTTTCAGACTGACGCGAGCGGGCAAAGGCCAGAGCGTCGGCACTGACGTCTTCGGTGATCACCGAGCCTGACCCGATCAAGGCCCCGGCACCTATGGTCACGGGGGCGACCAGTGACGAATTGGAGCCGATAAACGCGCCGTCGCCAATAATGGTCTTATGCTTGAAGAAGCCATCATAGTTACAGAAAATCGTCCCCGCGCCGATATTGACCTTAGCGCCGACCGCACCATCGCCCAGATAGGCCAGATGGTTGGCCTTGGCGCCATCACCGACGGTGACGTTCTTGACCTCAACAAAGTTGCCGATATGCACGTCCTTGCCCAGCACGGCCCCCGGCCGCAAACGGGCATAGGGCCCGACCAGCGCGCCTTCGCCGACGACCGCCCCTTCAAGATGGCTAAACGCCCGAATAATGGCACCGGTATGCACCACTACCCCGTCACCAAAGACAACATTGGGTTCAATCGTGACACCCGGCGCAACCTTTGTATCCGACGAAAACCAAATCGTATCGGGCGCAGTCATGGTCACCCCATCGCGCAAGAATTTCTGCCGCGTGCGGGCCTGCCAGACCTGCTCCATAACCGCCAGTTCGCCCTGAGCATTGACGCCGCCGACATCCTGTTCGGACGCAAAGGTCACCTGCGGCATCAGATCACGCTTGCGCGCCAGTGCCACCACATCGGTCAGGTAATATTCGCCCTTGGCATTATCGTTGGTGACCTCAGCCAGCAGCGAAAACAGCAATTCACGGTCGCAGGCCAGCACACCCGAATTACAGGCGGAAATGGCCAACTGCTCCTTATTGGCCTCCTTGGCTTCGACGATGGCGTATAGATTATGGTTCTGAGAAATCACCAACCGCCCATAGGCGCCGGGATCAGCCGCCTCAAAGCCCAGCACGACCATCTCAGTCGTTTGCGCCATTTCAAACACCGGCAGCAGCACCTCAGCCGACATCAGCGGGCAGTCGGCATAGGTGACAATCACCTGACCTTCGAAATCAGCCAGCACATCCCGCGCCGCTAAAACCGCGTGCCCCGTCCCCAGCGGTGGGTCTTGGACAACCACGTTCTGAGCCCCCACCCGCGCACGGGCGGCGATCCCCACCGACGGGCTGTGGTTACCGACCACCACAACCACCCGGTCACAGCCCAAATCAAAGGCCGCATCAATGGCGCGGTCGAGCATAGTGCGACCACCGACCTTATGCAAAACCTTGGGCAAGGGCGATTTCATGCGCGTCCCCTGACCCGCCGCTAAAATCACCGCAGCCCGTTTGATGGTGGAATCTAAGCTCATATCGCAACTCATCTGTTGCAGCCTTACCGGATTTAGCCCAAAGCAAGGTCAAACACCATTACCTGACAAGTCATTATATGCCTGCCCTGCCCGATTTACGCGATTATTGTCTGGCCTTCGATCTGGACGGAACCCTTGTGGATACCGCCCCAGACATCATCGGCACGCTGAATGACATCTTGAAAGAACACGGCGCGGACCCGTTCCCGACGGAGGCGGCGCGCGCACTGGTCGGCAAGGGTGCGCGTTCATTGATCCAGCGCGGATTTGCCGCCGCGGGCTTATCTCTGACACCTGAACAGGAAGACGCGATGGTGCCGCACTTTCTGGCGCTTTACCGGGAACGCATCGACCATGAAAGCCAGCCGTTTGACGGTGTTTTTGAGGCGCTGGACACCCTTCGCACGGCGGGTGCGCATCTGGCCGTCTGCACCAATAAGCCCTATGATTTGTCAGTGTTGCTGCTGACCCGCCTTGGGATGATTGAGCATTTCAAAACCGTGGTCGGTGCCGACAGCGTAGCCAATAAAAAACCCGACCCGGAACACCTCAAGGCCTGCACCGATTTTGTGGGCTTACACCTCAACCAGTCCATGCTGATCGGGGATTCAGGGACCGATTTTCTAACCGCGCGCAATGCCGGCGTGCCGTCGATACTAGTCAGCTTTGGCTATAACGACACGCCGGTGGCCGATCTTAAGCCCGACCGGCTTATCCACCATTTCCGCGAACTGCCCGATGCGGTCGCCGCCTGCCTGAGATAAAAGACTTGTCACCGGCGTTTTGAGCAGTTAAAGCACCGCTCCTCGCAATTGGTTCGGACTCGTAGCTCAGCGGGAGAGCATTCGCTTCACACGCGAAGGGTCACAGGTTCAATCCCTGTCGGGTCCACCAAAGCTATTTTCACTCCAAAGTCCTTCGCTTCGCTCAGTGTACTTTGTCGTGTAGTCGACATTGAAACCCTATGCCGTAGACCGCATCTTAAGGTGAATAATCTTAGGAGGCTTGCCAATGCCAAACGCATCAAATGTTATCGATAATACCGCCGAAAGCCGCTTTGAATTGTCGGTTGAGGGCGAAATCGCCTATGCTGATTATCATGTCACCGGCGACACGCTTTATATCGACTATGTATTTGCCCCGGATGCCTTGCGCGGTACGGGCGCGGCGGGGAAGCTGATGCAAGGGCTGGTCGATACCGTAAGCGACCGTCCGCAAAAAATCGTGCCTATCTGCGGATACGCCGTCGCGTGGCTGAAACGCCACCGGCTTTGATTTTTAGCGTAATATGGGTGCGAAAAACCTCTAACACCTTTTCGCGCATCGTTTTAACGGCAAACACTTACCACGCAAGGTTTTGAAGCCTCTTTAAGTCCTTTTGGTTAACCCTATAGTTACCACTGCGACCGATAGTCGCAGCATAGGTGAATCGTTTGATTATAAGGGACTCCGCGTGGCCAAAATTCTGTCGTCGCTCAAAGGTCGCATCCTGAGCGCAGTGTTTGTGTGTATCGCCGCCGCCGTCGTGGTCACAGCCTTGCTCGATTTCGTGGCCATGAAAGGCCGACTTGATGATCAGGTTCGCCAGCAACTGGAGTGGTCCTTAAGGGTCGCGGCCGATAAATATGCCGCCGTAGCGCCCGGCACACAAGTTGACACAAATGACGCCGGGATTGTTCAGGCGGTGCGCGCCGACAGCATCCCTGACTTCGCCGACAACAGTCTGGTCGATGAAATTGGGCAGATCAATAACGGCTATGTGACGGTTTTCAAAGCTGATGACGCCGCGGCCGATTTCGTGCGCCTGACCACCAATGTCATCAAACCCGACGGCGCCCGCGCGGTCGGCACCCCCTTGGGCAAGGACAGTGCCGCCTTCCCCGCCGTGTCTGAGGGTAAACCCTTTTTCGGTGTCGCCGCCATTGTCGGTGAAAAATACCAGACCGCCTACACGCCGGTCATCAATGCTGAGGGTAAGGTCATCGGCATTATCTTTGTCGGCGCGGCCAAGGTTGCCGATCTCAATGCCGCTCTGATCGGGCAAGCCCTGAAACTCGCGGGCATGGCGGTGATTATGCTGCTTGTGTCCTCCTTCGTGGTCTATAGCCTGTTGTCGAAAGAGCTGAAAAAGATCGATAAAATATCAAACGCCGCCCGCGATATCGCTCAGGGTCAACTGGATCGCGACATCCCGCATCAAAATGACAGCGACGAAATCGGCCTGATCGGGCGCGCGATTGCTAATCTTCGCGACGCAGCCCGTGAGCGCGAAACCCTGCGCGAACAACAGGCCATTGAGGCCGCTCAGGCGCTCGCCCGTCGTGACAGTACCCAAACCGGCGTAGCCACATTTCTGAAAACCACACGCAGTCTGTTTGATATTTTAAGCAGTGATGTTCGTGCGCTTAGCCAGCTCTCCGGCGATATGCAATCCAGCGCCACAGACACGGAAAAATCAACGGGGGCCGCAGCCCACACCAGCGATGAAGCGTCGCGCACCGTCGCCCATGTGGCCGAAGCCTCCCAGACCCTGGCGCGCGCGGTCGATGAAGTCTCAGCCTCGGTTCAAAGCACGTCCGAAGCCCTGCACAAGGCGACGGTCGAAGGCGATGCCGCCACGGTCAAGGTTGCCCAACTGGCCAATGCGGCTGAAAAAATCGATGATGTGGTGCGCCTGATCCGCCAGATTGCGGCCCAGACCAACCTGCTGGCCCTCAATGCCACTATTGAGGCCGCCCGCGCCGGTGAGGCTGGCAAAGGTTTTGCCGTCGTCGCCACCGAAGTCAAATCTCTGGCCAACCAGACCGCCAAGGCGACTGAGGACATCGTGGCCCAGATCAGCGAAATCCAGACCGCCACCCACGACACGGTTGACGCCATCACCAACATCACGGCGGTGCTGGGTGAGGTGCAAAACCTGGCTTCGGCCATGTCAGGTGCCGTCGCGGACCAAAGCGTATCATCTTCGGCCATTTCCGATGGCGCAGCGTCGGCCGCCCGCAGTGCCGATGATACCCGTCAGGCCGTGGTCAGCGCGTCTGAGCGCGTCGCCGCTTCACGCCAAACCGCACAGGATTTAGCTACCGCCGCCGATCGTGTATCCGGAGCCCTGTCGCGCCTGTCGGATGCGGTCGAAACCTTCGCGTCTGACCGGGCCGCTTAACGCAGGTTGGTGTTGATTTTTTCCGGGTCAGCGACATCTTCGCGCAGGATGCGCTCCAGTTCTTCGGCGCTCAGCTTGGACATATTGACCAGTTCAGGCTCATTGTCGAAGAACTCAAACGATTTTTTGAGCGTCATGACGTCATGGGCCATAAACTTCTTGGCCTTACGCTCCATGTCCGCAGGCTTGAAGCCCAGGGCAATCATCACCTCACGCGCCATATTCAGCGACAATTCAAAGGTCTCACGCCGAAAATGATCGGCCCCGGCCTTATCCAGTTCATAGGCATGGCGACGGTTACGGGCGCGGGCATAGATTTTCAGGTTCGGAAAATACTGTTTGGCCATGCGCACGATATTCAGGGCATCCTCGGCTCCATCGACCGCCACCACCAGAACTCGCGCCTGAGCGGCACCGGCGCCGCGCAACAGATCAAGCCTCGTCGCATCCCCGAAATAGGCCGTAGACCCGAATTTGCGCACCAGTTCGATCTGGTCGGGATTATTCTCAAGCACGGTGATACCGACACCCTGATGGCGCAGAAACCGGCCAATGACCTGACCGTAACGCCCAAAGCCCGCGATGATGACGCTGTTGCGCTCATTGATTTCATCAAATTTTCGGTCCGGCAAAACCGTCAAAAACCGCGGCACAATATAGCGGGCGTACAACTCCATAATCAGCGGCGTACAGGCGATCGATATGGCCACGATCAGCATGAGCGAACGATACATCTCGCCGTCGATAATCCGTAAGCCATAGATCATCTGAAACAATACGAAGGCGAATTCCCCACCCTGCGCCAGCCCCAGTGCCAGCCCCAGGTTTTCCTCGCCGCTAAAGCCAAACCATTTGGCCAGAGCCATGATAACCACGGCCTTAACGGCAATCAGCCCAAGTACAGCCGCCATCAGACCAAACGGATTATCAAGCAGGACATCGAAATTCATGCCCATGCCGACCGAGATAAAAAACAGGCCCAGCAGCAAGCCCTTAAATGGCTCGATATCGGTTTCAATCGTGCGCTTATATTCAGAGTTGGCAAGGATCACCCCGCCGATAAAGGCCCCCAAGGCCGGTGACACGCCGACCATTTCCATCAGCACCGTCGTGCCCACCACCAGCGCCAGAGACGTCGCCGTAAACAATTCGCGCAGATTGGTCTTGGCCACCGCATGAAACAGTTTGGGCAGAATAAAGCGCGCGGCCATAACCATGGTGCCGAGCACCAGCACGACAGCCCCGGCCTGCATCCACGCCGGTAAATCCGCTAATAATCCGTCGGCATGGCCGGCCTCATTGGCGATCCGGCTTTCGGGCACCCCAAGCGAGGCCGCCAGAAATGGCAACAGAATCAGAATAAAAATAACGGCTATGTCCTGAAACAACAGAACCGAGAACGAGGTCTGCCCCACATTGGTGTGCAGCAGCTTTTTCTCCTGCAACATCTGCATAACAAGGGCCGTCGACGACAATGACAGAGCCATGCCGACCGCCAGCGTTGTTTGCCAGTCATGGCCCATAGCCATACCAATGAGCATGATCGCGACACTGGTGACCACGACCTGCAAGCCGCCCATGCCAATGATCGAGCGCCGTAACCGCCACAAGGTGTCAGGCTCAAGCTCAAGCCCAATCAGGAACAACATCATGATCACGCCAAATTCGGCAAAGCCCATGATCCGCTCCGGCTGGTCAATCAACCCCAGAGCAAATGGCCCGATCAGAACACCGACAATCAGGTAACCCAGAACAGAGCCGAGCTTAAAACGCGACGCCAGCGGCACCACCACGCAGGCGGCCGCTAGAAAGATGAATATGTTGATCAGTAATTTCGATTCCATGACGTGTCAGTAGATACCCCAACTCCGCCGCGCTTGACAGACATCAACGAACACGGCTCACATAAATCATGGATGAAACCACAGCCTCTGCGGATATGGCTATATTTGAACACCAGCCCGGCGACGGACCTTTGGTAATCGCCGCCCCACATGTCGGCACCCATCTGCCCGCCGATATTGCCGCCCGCATGACACCGACGGGCCAAAGTGTGGGCGAAACCGATTTTCATGTTCACCGGCTTTACGATTTTGCCCGCAGTCTGGGCGCCAGTACGCTATGGGCGACCCACAGTCGCTATGTCATCGATCTTAATCGTCCGCCTGATGGCGGCGCGCTATATCCTGGCAAATTCGAGACAGCCCTATGCCCGCTGACCGATTTTGATCTCCAGCCGTTGTATATCGCAGGGCTGGAACCCGATGCCACTGAGGTTGAACACCGACGGATGCAGTATCACGCACCCTATCATCAACGGTTGACTGAGATTCTGGCCGCCACCCGTGCGCGGCATGGTTATGCGCTTTTGATCGACGCCCATTCGATCCGCAGCGCGATCCCCAGCCTGTTCAGCGGTCAGCTACCCGACATCAATCTGGGCAGCAATGACGGTCAAACTCTGACGCCGGAATTGCTTGGCACGATACGCGACTGGCAGGACACGCCATCACTCTTTTCCAGTGTGCTCGATGGCCGCTTCAAAGGTGGTTACACGACCCGCCATTATGGTCGGCCTGAAATCAACCAGTTCAGCCTTCAGACCGAGATCGTGCAGGATCGGTATCTCGACGCAGCCGACCCGCGCACATTCCATGCCGAGCGGGCGATGGCCATGTCAATGCGCCTGAAATCGCTGGTTGAGGCCTTGCTTTCTCACCTTGAGCGGTCTTATAGACCGGGTTAATTGCAACAACGCGTGAGCTTTTTTTTATGACCGACACCAATCTGGGCAATATTATCGACGGCTTTGGCTATGCCAAGGGTCTGCGCGACCGACTGGCGGTTAAGGTGTCCGAGCTTAAGGCCGCTCACGGTATCACGCCCTGCTTGGTCGTGGTTATTGTCGGCGATGACCCCGCCAGCCAGATCTACGTCAAGAATAAGGGCGAAAGTACGCGCGCGATTGGCTTGGAATCGCGCACCATCACCTTGCCCGACACCACCACCGAAGATGAACTTCTCACACTGATTGCTGAACTGAATGCCGACAGCGCGGTCAATGGCATACTTGTGCAGTTGCCACTGCCAAAGCACATGTCTTCGCTCAAGGTGATTGACGCTATCAATCCGCTCAAAGACGTGGACGGTTTTCACATTGAAAACGCCGGGAAACTGGCCGTGGGTCTCGACGGCATTGTCCCCTGCACCCCGCTGGGCAGTTTGATGCTGCTGAAAGATGCCGTCAAAACCCACGGCGACGGGTCGCTTTCGGGGATGAATGCCGTCATCGTTGGGCGCTCGAATATTGTTGGCAAACCCATGGCACAACTGCTGCTTAATCAGGATTGCACGGTAACCATAGCTCATTCAAAAACGAGAAATCTCAAAGACCTATGCCTCACGGCTGATATTCTGGTGGCGGCCGTCGGTCGTCCCAAATTTATTGCGGGCGATTGGGTCAAGGACGGCGCCTATGTCATTGATGTCGGTATCAACCGCATCGAGGTTGACGGACCGGAGGGTAAAAAGTCAAAGGTCGTTGGCGATGTTGATTTCGACGCCGCCAGACTGCGCGCCAAGGCGATTACACCGGTCCCGCGCGGCGTCGGGCCCATGACCATCGCCTGCCTGTTGAACAACACCCTGCATGCTGCCTGCCTGCAACACGGTTTGCCTGCGCCTGAAGGGCTATAGCACATGGGCGTAGTGATCATCGGTGCGGGCCATGCCGGCGGCAGTGCGACGGCCTTTCTGCGGCAATATGGCTATGACGGTGACATCACCCTGATCGGGGCGGAAGCCTACCTGCCCTATCAGCGCCCGCCCCTTTCCAAGGCCTGGCTTAAAGGCGAAGCCGAAGAAGAAGATCTTTATCTGCGTCCGGCCAGTTTTTACGCTGAAAAAAACATCACGCTGCGCCTGAACACCCGCGTATCAATGATTGACCGCGATACTCAGCAGATCGAATTGAGCGATGGCGAAAGCATTTCCTACGACCATTTGATCCTTGCCACCGGCTCAACCGCTCGCCCGTTCAATACCGAAGGCGCCGATATTACGCCCTATCACCGCCTGCACACGCTGGCCCATGCTGAGGCGCTGAAATCCGCGTTTCGTGACGGCTTACGGGTCGGATTAATCGGTGCCGGCTATGTCGGACTTGAGGTCGCCGCCTCGGCCCGCAAACTGGGTTGCCAGGTCACCGTTTTTGAGCGTGAGCCCCGCGTTCTGGCTCGCGTCGCCTCCAAGGCCTTGTCGGCTTTTTTTGAGACTACGCATGAGCAAAATGGTGTATCTTTCTGTTTGAATGCTGAAATTTCTAAATTCAGTCCCTCCGGCCACGGTGCCATGGTTCATTATGTCGGCGGCAACCAAACCGAATTTGACCTGCTGCTGGTCGGTATTGGCGCCTTGCCGTGTGATGATCTGGCGCGCGCTTGCGGCCTGCCTTGCGAAAACGGAGTGCAGGTCGATCATGAGGCCCGAACTAACGATCCCCATATCTTTGCCATCGGCGATGTCACGTCGCGCATGGTGCAACCCTATTACGAAGGCCGCTACCGTCTGGAGAGCGTTCCCAATGCGCTGGAGCAAGCCAAACAAGCCGCCGCAGCCATTGCAGGCTCCAAACCGCCCGCCCCGGAAGTGCCGTGGTTTTGGTCCGATCAATATGACTATAAGCTGCAGATCGCGGGCCTGATCCCGCCGGTGTCAAACACGGTTGTGCGCGGTGATCCTGATGATGGGGCGTTCAGTGTATTCCATCTCGATGATGACCACCGTTTGCGCGCCGCCGAATGCGTCAATCGCCCCGCCGATTTCATGGCCGCCAAGCAACTGATTGCCAAGGGTGTGCCGCTCGATCCGTCCGTCGTGGCCGACGCTGCGGCGTCGCTCAAACCATTTCTGACGGCAGGGTAAATCACATAATTTTGCCGCAGCGCAGCGTATTTGCGCGTGACAAATCAAGCCGATATGGCATAGCCTCGCCCCAACATAAACGCACCAGGGCGAGGCACGCACATGACATCGGCCAGCAAGGTTTACACAGACGCCAAAGGCGCACTTGACGGGCTGCTGTTCGACGGCATGACCATCATGTCCGGCGGATTTGGTCTCTGCGGCATCCCGGAAAACCTGATCGCCGCCGTGCGTGATGCGGGCACCAAAGATCTTACCGTCATTTCCAATAATGCCGGGGTTGATGGATTTGGCTTAGGGATGCTGCTCAATACCCGTCAGATCAAAAAGATGATCTCGTCATACGTCGGGGAAAACAAAGAGTTTGAGCGGCAGTATCTGGCCGGTGAGCTTGAACTGGAGTTCAACCCGCAAGGGACGCTGGCTGAGCGCATCCGTGCGGGTGGTGCGGGCATTCCGGGGTTTTATACCGCGACCGGTTACGGCACCCTAGTGGCAGAGGGCAAAGAAACCAAAGACTTTAACGGCAAGAACTATGTGCTGGAAACGGGTCTTGTTGCCGATCTCTCGATCATCAAGGCGTGGAAGGGTGATGCGCGCGGCAATCTTATTTTCCGCAAAACCGCACGTAACTTCAACCCGATGATGGCGACCGCCGGGAAAATCTGCGTGGCCGAGGTCGAGGAAATAGTCCCTGTAGGCGCGCTCGATCCTGACAACATCCACACGCCAGGCATCTATGTTGACCGCATCGTGCAGGGCACTTTTGAAAAACGCATCGAGCAGCGGACTATCCGCCAAGCTGAGGGAGTTTAAGCAAGGGGCAAGCCCCCTGCACCCTAAACTTGGTAACGGCTGCACTGTTTGTACTAGATAGGAAAATACATATGCCCTGGACAAGAGATCAGTTAGCTGAGCGCGCCGCCAAGGAATTACAGGACGGCTACTATGTAAATCTGGGTATCGGCATCCCGACCCTGGTGGCCAACCATATTCCGGCAGGCATGACGGTCACCCTGCAATCGGAAAACGGGATGCTGGGCATGGGCCCCTTCCCGACCGAGGCTGAGATCGACG
Protein-coding regions in this window:
- the glmU gene encoding bifunctional UDP-N-acetylglucosamine diphosphorylase/glucosamine-1-phosphate N-acetyltransferase GlmU → MSLDSTIKRAAVILAAGQGTRMKSPLPKVLHKVGGRTMLDRAIDAAFDLGCDRVVVVVGNHSPSVGIAARARVGAQNVVVQDPPLGTGHAVLAARDVLADFEGQVIVTYADCPLMSAEVLLPVFEMAQTTEMVVLGFEAADPGAYGRLVISQNHNLYAIVEAKEANKEQLAISACNSGVLACDRELLFSLLAEVTNDNAKGEYYLTDVVALARKRDLMPQVTFASEQDVGGVNAQGELAVMEQVWQARTRQKFLRDGVTMTAPDTIWFSSDTKVAPGVTIEPNVVFGDGVVVHTGAIIRAFSHLEGAVVGEGALVGPYARLRPGAVLGKDVHIGNFVEVKNVTVGDGAKANHLAYLGDGAVGAKVNIGAGTIFCNYDGFFKHKTIIGDGAFIGSNSSLVAPVTIGAGALIGSGSVITEDVSADALAFARSRQSEKPGWAANFRAVKSAEKTSKK
- the gph gene encoding phosphoglycolate phosphatase (PGP is an essential enzyme in the glycolate salvage pathway in higher organisms (photorespiration in plants). Phosphoglycolate results from the oxidase activity of RubisCO in the Calvin cycle when concentrations of carbon dioxide are low relative to oxygen. This enzyme is a member of the Haloacid Dehalogenase (HAD) superfamily of aspartate-nucleophile hydrolase enzymes (PF00702).); this translates as MPALPDLRDYCLAFDLDGTLVDTAPDIIGTLNDILKEHGADPFPTEAARALVGKGARSLIQRGFAAAGLSLTPEQEDAMVPHFLALYRERIDHESQPFDGVFEALDTLRTAGAHLAVCTNKPYDLSVLLLTRLGMIEHFKTVVGADSVANKKPDPEHLKACTDFVGLHLNQSMLIGDSGTDFLTARNAGVPSILVSFGYNDTPVADLKPDRLIHHFRELPDAVAACLR
- a CDS encoding GNAT family N-acetyltransferase: MPNASNVIDNTAESRFELSVEGEIAYADYHVTGDTLYIDYVFAPDALRGTGAAGKLMQGLVDTVSDRPQKIVPICGYAVAWLKRHRL
- a CDS encoding methyl-accepting chemotaxis protein, with product MAKILSSLKGRILSAVFVCIAAAVVVTALLDFVAMKGRLDDQVRQQLEWSLRVAADKYAAVAPGTQVDTNDAGIVQAVRADSIPDFADNSLVDEIGQINNGYVTVFKADDAAADFVRLTTNVIKPDGARAVGTPLGKDSAAFPAVSEGKPFFGVAAIVGEKYQTAYTPVINAEGKVIGIIFVGAAKVADLNAALIGQALKLAGMAVIMLLVSSFVVYSLLSKELKKIDKISNAARDIAQGQLDRDIPHQNDSDEIGLIGRAIANLRDAARERETLREQQAIEAAQALARRDSTQTGVATFLKTTRSLFDILSSDVRALSQLSGDMQSSATDTEKSTGAAAHTSDEASRTVAHVAEASQTLARAVDEVSASVQSTSEALHKATVEGDAATVKVAQLANAAEKIDDVVRLIRQIAAQTNLLALNATIEAARAGEAGKGFAVVATEVKSLANQTAKATEDIVAQISEIQTATHDTVDAITNITAVLGEVQNLASAMSGAVADQSVSSSAISDGAASAARSADDTRQAVVSASERVAASRQTAQDLATAADRVSGALSRLSDAVETFASDRAA
- a CDS encoding monovalent cation:proton antiporter-2 (CPA2) family protein — encoded protein: MESKLLINIFIFLAAACVVVPLASRFKLGSVLGYLIVGVLIGPFALGLIDQPERIMGFAEFGVIMMLFLIGLELEPDTLWRLRRSIIGMGGLQVVVTSVAIMLIGMAMGHDWQTTLAVGMALSLSSTALVMQMLQEKKLLHTNVGQTSFSVLLFQDIAVIFILILLPFLAASLGVPESRIANEAGHADGLLADLPAWMQAGAVVLVLGTMVMAARFILPKLFHAVAKTNLRELFTATSLALVVGTTVLMEMVGVSPALGAFIGGVILANSEYKRTIETDIEPFKGLLLGLFFISVGMGMNFDVLLDNPFGLMAAVLGLIAVKAVVIMALAKWFGFSGEENLGLALGLAQGGEFAFVLFQMIYGLRIIDGEMYRSLMLIVAISIACTPLIMELYARYIVPRFLTVLPDRKFDEINERNSVIIAGFGRYGQVIGRFLRHQGVGITVLENNPDQIELVRKFGSTAYFGDATRLDLLRGAGAAQARVLVVAVDGAEDALNIVRMAKQYFPNLKIYARARNRRHAYELDKAGADHFRRETFELSLNMAREVMIALGFKPADMERKAKKFMAHDVMTLKKSFEFFDNEPELVNMSKLSAEELERILREDVADPEKINTNLR
- the hutG gene encoding N-formylglutamate deformylase; this encodes MDETTASADMAIFEHQPGDGPLVIAAPHVGTHLPADIAARMTPTGQSVGETDFHVHRLYDFARSLGASTLWATHSRYVIDLNRPPDGGALYPGKFETALCPLTDFDLQPLYIAGLEPDATEVEHRRMQYHAPYHQRLTEILAATRARHGYALLIDAHSIRSAIPSLFSGQLPDINLGSNDGQTLTPELLGTIRDWQDTPSLFSSVLDGRFKGGYTTRHYGRPEINQFSLQTEIVQDRYLDAADPRTFHAERAMAMSMRLKSLVEALLSHLERSYRPG
- a CDS encoding bifunctional 5,10-methylenetetrahydrofolate dehydrogenase/5,10-methenyltetrahydrofolate cyclohydrolase, which produces MTDTNLGNIIDGFGYAKGLRDRLAVKVSELKAAHGITPCLVVVIVGDDPASQIYVKNKGESTRAIGLESRTITLPDTTTEDELLTLIAELNADSAVNGILVQLPLPKHMSSLKVIDAINPLKDVDGFHIENAGKLAVGLDGIVPCTPLGSLMLLKDAVKTHGDGSLSGMNAVIVGRSNIVGKPMAQLLLNQDCTVTIAHSKTRNLKDLCLTADILVAAVGRPKFIAGDWVKDGAYVIDVGINRIEVDGPEGKKSKVVGDVDFDAARLRAKAITPVPRGVGPMTIACLLNNTLHAACLQHGLPAPEGL
- a CDS encoding NAD(P)/FAD-dependent oxidoreductase; its protein translation is MGVVIIGAGHAGGSATAFLRQYGYDGDITLIGAEAYLPYQRPPLSKAWLKGEAEEEDLYLRPASFYAEKNITLRLNTRVSMIDRDTQQIELSDGESISYDHLILATGSTARPFNTEGADITPYHRLHTLAHAEALKSAFRDGLRVGLIGAGYVGLEVAASARKLGCQVTVFEREPRVLARVASKALSAFFETTHEQNGVSFCLNAEISKFSPSGHGAMVHYVGGNQTEFDLLLVGIGALPCDDLARACGLPCENGVQVDHEARTNDPHIFAIGDVTSRMVQPYYEGRYRLESVPNALEQAKQAAAAIAGSKPPAPEVPWFWSDQYDYKLQIAGLIPPVSNTVVRGDPDDGAFSVFHLDDDHRLRAAECVNRPADFMAAKQLIAKGVPLDPSVVADAAASLKPFLTAG
- a CDS encoding CoA transferase subunit A — its product is MTSASKVYTDAKGALDGLLFDGMTIMSGGFGLCGIPENLIAAVRDAGTKDLTVISNNAGVDGFGLGMLLNTRQIKKMISSYVGENKEFERQYLAGELELEFNPQGTLAERIRAGGAGIPGFYTATGYGTLVAEGKETKDFNGKNYVLETGLVADLSIIKAWKGDARGNLIFRKTARNFNPMMATAGKICVAEVEEIVPVGALDPDNIHTPGIYVDRIVQGTFEKRIEQRTIRQAEGV